The following coding sequences lie in one Metallumcola ferriviriculae genomic window:
- the trhA gene encoding PAQR family membrane homeostasis protein TrhA has product MASDTLNSKTGGKLPKRYSLKEELFNSISHGIGALLSIAALVILVAYASIQGDVWRIVSFSIYGFTLFFLYLSSTLYHSIFHEKIKQVFRVFDHASIFLLIAGSYTPITILAIKGIWGWTLFGLVWGLAITGIVLKVVRMDRIKHASLALYLIMGWLLVVAIKPMLAQAPHGLLVWLVIGGLIYTLGVVFYACKKIPFNHGIWHLFVLGGSAAHYFGILFYLAI; this is encoded by the coding sequence ATGGCTTCTGACACACTAAATTCTAAAACCGGCGGGAAGCTGCCGAAAAGGTATTCCCTCAAAGAAGAACTCTTTAACAGTATCAGCCATGGAATCGGCGCATTGCTCAGCATTGCCGCTCTGGTCATCCTAGTTGCCTATGCTAGCATTCAAGGAGATGTCTGGCGTATAGTAAGCTTTAGTATTTACGGCTTCACTTTGTTTTTTCTTTATCTGTCCTCAACATTGTACCATAGTATTTTCCATGAAAAAATAAAACAGGTTTTTAGAGTGTTTGACCATGCCTCCATTTTTTTATTGATTGCCGGCAGTTATACCCCCATAACAATCTTAGCAATTAAAGGCATTTGGGGCTGGACTCTCTTTGGCCTTGTCTGGGGCCTGGCAATAACGGGTATTGTTCTTAAGGTTGTTCGTATGGATAGAATTAAGCATGCATCTTTAGCACTATACCTTATTATGGGTTGGTTACTAGTAGTTGCCATAAAACCGATGCTGGCCCAAGCTCCCCATGGGCTGTTGGTCTGGTTAGTGATAGGTGGTTTGATTTATACCTTAGGTGTTGTGTTTTATGCCTGCAAAAAGATACCATTTAACCACGGCATTTGGCACCTTTTCGTACTTGGTGGCAGTGCCGCTCATTACTTTGGTATCCTTTTTTACCTTGCAATCTAG
- a CDS encoding MFS transporter — MIFHLPHDKRKIAIIAGIIGNVIEWYDFALYGYMAPIISQLFFPNESQVASLIATYGIFAAGFVMRPLGSGVFGWLGDTIGRSRTMLISVAMMMIPTFLLGLLPTYNTAGLLAPALLVIIRLTQGLSVGGEFSSSVTYLVETSPASRRGLSGSWANAGSGAGMLLGSLMAAAVTSLLSHDNVMAWGWRLPFLLGGVLGSTAILLRRHLPKSEHFVEHTKRREQSSPIKEAFSSNLKETLQGMVFASGYGAIFYISLVYLPTWLSEYTGVMLKRAMQINTVAMVIVMLLIPVMGWLSDRYIRRTHFISLSMLVIAASAIPLTLWMQSGSIEAAVVGQLFFAVAVAVPGGVAPAMFVELFPTRDRLSGYSVSFNIGMGIVGGSTPMVLTWLISKTGVNFIPALYMLLWAAVSLGALIWMKDRSREPLL; from the coding sequence TTGATTTTTCATTTGCCCCACGACAAACGGAAGATTGCAATTATTGCGGGCATTATCGGCAATGTTATCGAATGGTACGATTTCGCGTTGTACGGATACATGGCACCAATTATATCTCAGCTATTTTTTCCAAATGAATCTCAGGTTGCCTCATTAATTGCTACTTATGGTATTTTTGCCGCCGGCTTTGTAATGCGCCCCCTTGGGTCCGGGGTATTTGGCTGGCTGGGTGATACAATCGGGCGCAGTCGCACCATGCTTATATCAGTTGCAATGATGATGATTCCCACTTTTTTGCTGGGATTACTGCCAACTTATAACACCGCGGGGCTGCTGGCACCAGCACTTTTGGTTATTATTCGCTTGACCCAAGGGCTGTCTGTTGGGGGTGAATTCTCCAGTTCCGTAACTTACCTGGTTGAAACTTCACCTGCTTCGAGAAGGGGCTTATCGGGAAGTTGGGCCAATGCGGGCAGTGGTGCAGGCATGTTGCTTGGCTCATTAATGGCAGCGGCTGTGACCAGTTTGCTTAGTCATGATAATGTTATGGCCTGGGGATGGCGGTTACCATTTCTACTAGGCGGAGTATTAGGCAGTACCGCAATTCTGCTGCGAAGACACCTGCCCAAATCGGAACATTTTGTGGAACATACTAAAAGACGCGAGCAATCTTCACCTATTAAAGAAGCTTTTTCCAGTAATCTTAAGGAAACATTACAAGGTATGGTTTTTGCTTCAGGATATGGCGCCATATTTTATATCTCTTTGGTTTACCTGCCTACCTGGTTGAGTGAATATACCGGCGTTATGCTGAAAAGAGCCATGCAGATAAACACCGTGGCCATGGTTATTGTAATGCTGCTTATTCCAGTTATGGGTTGGCTCTCAGACCGTTACATAAGGCGTACCCACTTTATTTCATTAAGTATGCTAGTAATAGCTGCATCTGCGATTCCTTTAACTTTGTGGATGCAATCAGGCAGCATTGAAGCGGCAGTGGTCGGCCAGCTATTTTTCGCTGTTGCAGTGGCTGTCCCTGGAGGAGTCGCCCCTGCCATGTTTGTGGAATTATTCCCTACCCGTGACCGCCTATCCGGCTATTCTGTTTCATTTAACATCGGGATGGGTATAGTGGGCGGCTCCACGCCAATGGTCCTCACTTGGCTGATTTCAAAAACAGGTGTCAATTTTATTCCCGCGCTTTACATGCTTCTGTGGGCAGCAGTTAGTTTGGGCGCCCTAATTTGGATGAAAGATAGAAGCCGTGAGCCACTTCTATAA
- a CDS encoding DUF6612 family protein produces the protein MVKNFSVLLVMLLILTLPVAAMAAEKDDGLLTRGEFAAMLVEAANITGDAAPVDLLINKGILKGYPNGEMGLEEATTLVEAVTLSARTLGLQDGISPIVGIEVPLGEEHWGYALYSWFERQGLVSTEADPKSFLTNEQGSAFLNTVFSIDPKATEIVNKAQKNESELKTLRMQMEGSFTVIARADAPDAKSLTGSSISMVQEMEFPARLHQTATLTVQVPEQGQQEINTELYLVNGKFYQQTSNPETGETVWYRFPDDLMPNLDKLLEKQTQQLEAVPPELQEYMHYQLLGTKDLNGTEVYEIAFYGRIDDFNKFMEAASGQFGDMNNPGLSKSASMLKSMSYWGIEYIGVEDLLTYGSDYASFMNYAEEFNGEPIPIQSMEMVATITEVSFNEDFSIEVPQEALDAPELEIPTSKSSEN, from the coding sequence ATGGTTAAAAATTTTTCTGTTTTATTGGTAATGTTACTGATTTTGACTTTGCCGGTGGCTGCAATGGCTGCAGAAAAAGATGATGGGTTGTTAACTCGGGGGGAATTTGCTGCCATGCTGGTGGAGGCTGCCAATATTACTGGTGATGCAGCACCGGTTGACTTGTTGATAAACAAAGGCATTCTAAAGGGCTACCCCAACGGGGAAATGGGGCTGGAAGAAGCGACAACCCTTGTTGAAGCAGTTACACTCAGTGCAAGGACACTTGGACTTCAGGATGGCATTAGCCCCATCGTTGGTATTGAAGTCCCCTTAGGGGAAGAACATTGGGGTTATGCCCTATATTCTTGGTTTGAAAGGCAGGGGCTTGTATCTACCGAGGCTGACCCGAAATCCTTTTTAACAAACGAACAAGGCTCGGCTTTCTTGAACACAGTATTCTCCATAGACCCTAAAGCAACAGAAATTGTAAACAAAGCACAGAAAAATGAAAGTGAGTTAAAAACATTGCGCATGCAGATGGAAGGCAGTTTCACAGTAATTGCCCGGGCTGATGCACCTGATGCAAAGAGCCTTACTGGAAGCTCTATCTCCATGGTTCAAGAAATGGAGTTTCCTGCACGTCTCCATCAAACTGCGACTTTAACCGTACAAGTGCCCGAGCAAGGCCAGCAGGAAATCAATACGGAGCTTTACCTGGTTAACGGCAAGTTTTACCAACAGACCAGCAACCCCGAAACCGGCGAAACGGTCTGGTACCGGTTCCCCGATGACCTGATGCCTAACTTGGATAAATTGTTAGAAAAGCAAACGCAGCAACTGGAAGCAGTACCGCCGGAGCTACAGGAGTACATGCATTACCAACTACTGGGCACCAAAGACCTCAATGGAACAGAGGTCTACGAAATTGCATTTTATGGGCGGATAGATGACTTTAATAAATTCATGGAAGCGGCCAGCGGTCAGTTTGGCGACATGAATAACCCAGGTCTGAGCAAGAGTGCATCTATGCTCAAGTCAATGTCCTATTGGGGTATTGAATATATTGGGGTAGAAGACCTTCTGACCTACGGATCTGATTATGCTTCCTTCATGAACTATGCAGAGGAATTTAATGGCGAGCCTATACCCATTCAATCCATGGAAATGGTGGCCACGATTACAGAAGTTAGTTTTAATGAAGACTTTTCCATTGAAGTGCCCCAGGAAGCCCTGGATGCACCAGAACTAGAAATACCTACTAGCAAATCCTCAGAAAACTAA